The Solenopsis invicta isolate M01_SB chromosome 12, UNIL_Sinv_3.0, whole genome shotgun sequence genome window below encodes:
- the LOC105202589 gene encoding uncharacterized protein LOC105202589 isoform X1 has protein sequence MNTDVVDLSINISQTHRFILITEYFIDQEKYFYLILLHINLAICIGILGALATGTLFIMYFHHTCGMFKIASYRIEYAMNINVLQNFTLKNEILMTESIICAVKIHRKAMKLSQHMLSKFKIMVSCITLCGVACLSFNLFQMASFQNNVNEILLPFVFSTICMLYMFLANFMAQKISDHNNYVLTTAYNVQWYKTPLYIQKMILFLLQRGTREFTLNIGGLIHGSMECFASVRIWNVSNSLILLKFILLKLPYINKKVCL, from the exons ATGAATACGGATGTTGTTGATTTATCGATTAACATATCTCAAACACACcgtttcattttaataacagaatacTTCATTGATcaagaaaagtatttttatctGATTCTGTTGCACATCAACCTAGCAATTTGCATCGGAATACTTGGAGCATTAGCGACTGGTACATTGTTCATTATGTATTTTCATCATACCTGTGGAATGTTTAAAATTGCTAG TTATCGTATCGAGTATGCAATGAATATCAACGTTTTACAAAACTTTACATTGAAAAATGAGATTTTGATGACCGAAAGCATAATTTGTGCTGTTAAAATCCATCGAAAAGCTATGAa GTTATCTCAACATATGTTGTCTAAATTCAAGATAATGGTATCTTGTATAACACTGTGTGGTGTAGCTTGCTTAAGTTTCAACTTATTTCAA ATGGCATCATTTCAAAATAATgtcaatgaaattttattgcCATTTGTATTTTCGAccatatgtatgttatatatgtttttagCAAACTTTATGGCTCAGAAAATATCGGATCATAATAATTACGTACTTACTACTGC GTACAACGTTCAATGGTATAAAACTcctttatatatacaaaaaatgatattattccTGTTGCAAAGAGGAACCAGAGAATTTACCTTAAATATCGGTGGACTAATTCATGGATCTATGGAATGTTTTGCTTCGGTAAGAATATGGAACGTTTCAAATAGCcttatattactaaaatttatattactaaaattaccttatattaataaaaaagtatgctTATAA
- the LOC105204911 gene encoding uncharacterized protein LOC105204911 isoform X3 produces the protein MISKKNQYFSLNRILLLIIGSWPYEQSNFAKFQHIVICAIMISSIVFQLTTFLASNCTLEVTVTVLADTLFFSRFIIQYIVFHFNIEGVKDLLVQLQHIHNELKNRNEIAIIKKYDSIANRYATVLTAIGICGIFSSIISQFLMNVVNVDSSTNSSRHFFLLSMEYFIDQEKHFYLILLHINIIVTISITAMVANGTMLIAYIQHICGLFRIASYRIKYAININILHNVTPKNKIWMIKHISYAVDIHRQAMKLMKQLMTILNKMIFCLIIVDVASLSLNLYHMVLLKTSFETLLIPSVILFVCILYMFLANHMGQIIIDHNNHVFTTA, from the exons atgatttcaaaaaaaaatcagtattttaGCCTAAATAGAATTCTACTGCTCATAATCGGCTCATGGCCCTATGAACAATCTAATTTCGCTAAATTTCAACATATTGTCATCTGTGCTATAATGATATCAAGTATTGTATTTCAG CTGACTACATTTCTAGCGTCAAATTGTACTTTGGAAGTCACCGTGACGGTTTTAGCTGACACATTATTTTTCAGtagatttataatacaatatatagtgtttcattttaatattgaagGT GTGAAGGATTTACTGGTGCAACTTCAGCACATacacaatgaattaaaaaatagaaatgaaatcgctattataaaaaaatatgacagcATTGCAAATCGTTATGCAACTGTACTTACAG cTATTGGAATTTGTGGAATATTTTCAAGTATaataagtcaatttttaatgaatgtgGTGAATGTTGATTCATCGACAAACTCATCTCGACACTTTTTTCTATTATCAATGGAATATTTCATCGATcaagaaaagcatttttatttgattttgttgcACATCAACATAATTGTAACCATTAGTATAACTGCAATGGTAGCAAATGGTACAATGTTAATTGCGTATATTCAACATATTTGTGGGCTATTTAGAATTGCTAG ttatcgtataaaatatgcaataaatatcAACATTCTACATAATGTCACgccaaaaaataaaatctggatGATCAAACATATAAGTTATGCCGTAGACATTCATCGGCAAGCTATGAA attGATGAAACAGTTAATGACAATATtgaacaaaatgatattttgtttaataatagttGACGTAGCTTCCTTGAGCCTCAATTTGTATCAT atggTATTGTTAAAAACTAGTTTTGAGACTCTTCTAATACCAAGCGTAATTTTGTTTGTGTGTATCTTATATATGTTTTTAGCTAATCATATGGGGCAGATTATAATTGATCACAATAATCATGTATTTACTACtgcgtaa
- the LOC105207201 gene encoding odorant receptor 49a-like isoform X1, with protein MNVVNVDSSTNSSRHFFLLSMEYFIDQEKHFYLILLHINIIVTISTTAMVANGTMLIAYIQHICGLFRIASYRIKCAININILHNVTPKNKIWMIKHISYAVDIHRQAMKLMKQLMTILNKMMFCLIVVGVASLSLNLYHMVLLKTSFETLLTPSVHTFVSVLYMFLANHMGQIIIDHNNHVFTTAYNVEWYKTPVRVQKMILFVLQRRSKPFTLNVGGLFVASMEGFATLVKSSVSYFTVIHSVQ; from the exons atgaatgtgGTGAATGTTGATTCATCGACAAACTCATctcgacatttttttctattatcaatGGAATATTTCATCGATcaagaaaagcatttttatttgattttgttgcACATCAACATAATTGTAACCATTAGTACGACTGCAATGGTAGCAAATGGTACAATGTTAATTGCGTATATTCAACATATTTGTGGGTTATTTAGAATTGCTAG ttatcgtataaaatgtgcaataaatatCAACATTCTACATAATGTCACgccaaaaaataaaatctggatGATCAAGCATATAAGTTATGCTGTAGACATTCATCGGCAAGCTATGAA attGATGAAACAGTTAATGACAATATTGAACAAAATGATGTTTTGTCTAATAGTAGTTGGCGTAGCTTCCTTGAGCCTCAATTTGTATCAT atGGTACTGTTAAAAACTAGTTTTGAGACTCTTCTAACACCAAGCGTACATACGTTTGTGTCTGTCCTATATATGTTTTTAGCTAATCATATGGGGCAGATTATAATTGATCACAATAATCATGTATTTACTACtgc GTACAACGTAGAATGGTATAAAACTCCCGTACGAGTACAAAAAATGATACTGTTCGTATTACAAAGACGATCAAAGCCGTTTACTCTAAATGTCGGTGGACTATTTGTTGCATCTATGGAGGGTTTCGCCacg CTAGTAAAATCCTCAGTATCTTACTTTACTGTCATACATTCAGTACAGTGA
- the LOC120359130 gene encoding uncharacterized protein LOC120359130, protein MQLQHVHNELKNRNEIAIIKRYDSIANRYATVLTAIGICGIFSSIISQFLMNVVNVDLSTNSSRHFFLLSMEYFIDQEKHFYLILLHINIIVTISTTAMVANGAMLIAYIQHICGLFRITSYRIKYAININILHNVTLKNKIWMIKNTSCAVDIHRQAMKLINQLMIILNKMMLCLIVFSVASLSLNLYHIVLLKTSIETLLTPCVHTSVCILYMFLANHMGQIIIDHNNHVFTTAYNVEWYKTPVQVQKMILFILQRRSKPFTLNVGGLFDASMEGFATLVKTSVSYFTVIHSVQ, encoded by the exons ATGCAACTTCAGCACGTacacaatgaattaaaaaataggaaTGAAATcgctattataaaaagatatgacAGCATTGCAAATCGTTATGCAACTGTACTTACAG CTATTGGAATTTGTGGAATATTTTCAAGTATaataagtcaatttttaatgaatgtgGTGAATGTTGATTTATCGACAAACTCATCTCGACACTTTTTTCTATTATCAATGGAGTATTTCATCGATcaagaaaagcatttttatttgattttgttgcACATCAACATAATTGTAACCATTAGTACGACTGCAATGGTAGCAAATGGTGCAATGTTAATTGCGTATATTCAACATATTTGTGGACTATTTAGAATTACTAG ttatcgtatcaaatatgcaataaatatcAACATTCTACACAATGTCACGCTAAAAAATAAGATCTGGATGATCAAGAACACAAGTTGTGCCGTAGACATTCATCGGCAAGCTATGAA attGATAAACCAGTTAATGataatattgaacaaaatgATGTTGTGTTTAATAGTATTTAGCGTAGCTTCTTTGAGCCTCAATTTGTATCAC atagtattattaaaaactagTATTGAGACTCTTCTAACGCCATGCGTACATACGTCTGTGTGTATCCTATATATGTTTTTAGCTAATCATATGGGGCAGATTATAATTGATCACAATAATCATGTATTTACTACTGc GTACAACGTAGAATGGTATAAAACTCCTGTGCAAGtacaaaaaatgatattgtttatattacaaAGACGATCAAAGCCGTTTACTCTAAATGTCGGAGGACTATTTGATGCATCTATGGAGGGTTTCGCCAcg CTAGTAAAAACTTCGGTATCTTACTTTACTGTCATACATTCAGTACAGTGA
- the LOC105202589 gene encoding uncharacterized protein LOC105202589 isoform X2, with product MNTDVVDLSINISQTHRFILITEYFIDQEKYFYLILLHINLAICIGILGALATGTLFIMYFHHTCGMFKIASYRIEYAMNINVLQNFTLKNEILMTESIICAVKIHRKAMKLSQHMLSKFKIMVSCITLCGVACLSFNLFQMASFQNNVNEILLPFVFSTICMLYMFLANFMAQKISDHNNYVLTTAYNVQWYKTPLYIQKMILFLLQRGTREFTLNIGGLIHGSMECFASLVKTSVSYFTIIYSTR from the exons ATGAATACGGATGTTGTTGATTTATCGATTAACATATCTCAAACACACcgtttcattttaataacagaatacTTCATTGATcaagaaaagtatttttatctGATTCTGTTGCACATCAACCTAGCAATTTGCATCGGAATACTTGGAGCATTAGCGACTGGTACATTGTTCATTATGTATTTTCATCATACCTGTGGAATGTTTAAAATTGCTAG TTATCGTATCGAGTATGCAATGAATATCAACGTTTTACAAAACTTTACATTGAAAAATGAGATTTTGATGACCGAAAGCATAATTTGTGCTGTTAAAATCCATCGAAAAGCTATGAa GTTATCTCAACATATGTTGTCTAAATTCAAGATAATGGTATCTTGTATAACACTGTGTGGTGTAGCTTGCTTAAGTTTCAACTTATTTCAA ATGGCATCATTTCAAAATAATgtcaatgaaattttattgcCATTTGTATTTTCGAccatatgtatgttatatatgtttttagCAAACTTTATGGCTCAGAAAATATCGGATCATAATAATTACGTACTTACTACTGC GTACAACGTTCAATGGTATAAAACTcctttatatatacaaaaaatgatattattccTGTTGCAAAGAGGAACCAGAGAATTTACCTTAAATATCGGTGGACTAATTCATGGATCTATGGAATGTTTTGCTTCG CTAGTGAAGACCTCAGTATCTTATTTTACCATCATCTATTCTACacgataa
- the LOC105204911 gene encoding odorant receptor 49a isoform X2, with translation MISKKNQYFSLNRILLLIIGSWPYEQSNFAKFQHIVICAIMISSIVFQLTTFLASNCTLEVTVTVLADTLFFSRFIIQYIVFHFNIEGVKDLLVQLQHIHNELKNRNEIAIIKKYDSIANRYATVLTAIGICGIFSSIISQFLMNVVNVDSSTNSSRHFFLLSMEYFIDQEKHFYLILLHINIIVTISITAMVANGTMLIAYIQHICGLFRIASYRIKYAININILHNVTPKNKIWMIKHISYAVDIHRQAMKLMKQLMTILNKMIFCLIIVDVASLSLNLYHMVLLKTSFETLLTPSEHTFVSVLYMFLANHMGQIIIDHNNHVFTTAYNVEWYKTPVRVQKMILFVLQRRSKPFTLNVGGLFHASMEGFATLVKSSVSYFTVIHSVQ, from the exons atgatttcaaaaaaaaatcagtattttaGCCTAAATAGAATTCTACTGCTCATAATCGGCTCATGGCCCTATGAACAATCTAATTTCGCTAAATTTCAACATATTGTCATCTGTGCTATAATGATATCAAGTATTGTATTTCAG CTGACTACATTTCTAGCGTCAAATTGTACTTTGGAAGTCACCGTGACGGTTTTAGCTGACACATTATTTTTCAGtagatttataatacaatatatagtgtttcattttaatattgaagGT GTGAAGGATTTACTGGTGCAACTTCAGCACATacacaatgaattaaaaaatagaaatgaaatcgctattataaaaaaatatgacagcATTGCAAATCGTTATGCAACTGTACTTACAG cTATTGGAATTTGTGGAATATTTTCAAGTATaataagtcaatttttaatgaatgtgGTGAATGTTGATTCATCGACAAACTCATCTCGACACTTTTTTCTATTATCAATGGAATATTTCATCGATcaagaaaagcatttttatttgattttgttgcACATCAACATAATTGTAACCATTAGTATAACTGCAATGGTAGCAAATGGTACAATGTTAATTGCGTATATTCAACATATTTGTGGGCTATTTAGAATTGCTAG ttatcgtataaaatatgcaataaatatcAACATTCTACATAATGTCACgccaaaaaataaaatctggatGATCAAACATATAAGTTATGCCGTAGACATTCATCGGCAAGCTATGAA attGATGAAACAGTTAATGACAATATtgaacaaaatgatattttgtttaataatagttGACGTAGCTTCCTTGAGCCTCAATTTGTATCAT aTGGTATTGTTAAAAACTAGTTTTGAGACTCTTCTAACACCAAGCGAACATACGTTTGTATCTGTCCTATATATGTTTTTAGCTAATCATATGGGGCAGATTATAATTGATCACAATAATCATGTATTTACTACtgc GTACAACGTAGAATGGTATAAAACTCCCGTACGAGTACAAAAAATGATACTGTTCGTATTACAAAGACGATCAAAGCCGTTTACTCTAAATGTCGGTGGACTATTTCATGCATCTATGGAGGGTTTCGCCacg CTAGTAAAATCCTCAGTATCTTACTTTACTGTCATACATTCAGTACAGTAA
- the LOC105204911 gene encoding odorant receptor 49a isoform X1 — MISKKNQYFSLNRILLLIIGSWPYEQSNFAKFQHIVICAIMISSIVFQLTTFLASNCTLEVTVTVLADTLFFSRFIIQYIVFHFNIEGVKDLLVQLQHIHNELKNRNEIAIIKKYDSIANRYATVLTAIGICGIFSSIISQFLMNVVNVDSSTNSSRHFFLLSMEYFIDQEKHFYLILLHINIIVTISITAMVANGTMLIAYIQHICGLFRIASYRIKYAININILHNVTPKNKIWMIKHISYAVDIHRQAMKLMKQLMTILNKMIFCLIIVDVASLSLNLYHMVLLKTSFETLLIPSVILFVCILYMFLANHMGQIIIDHNNHVFTTAYNVEWYKTPVAVQKMILFVLQRRSKPFTLNVGGLFDGSMECFATLVKSSVSYFTVINSVE; from the exons atgatttcaaaaaaaaatcagtattttaGCCTAAATAGAATTCTACTGCTCATAATCGGCTCATGGCCCTATGAACAATCTAATTTCGCTAAATTTCAACATATTGTCATCTGTGCTATAATGATATCAAGTATTGTATTTCAG CTGACTACATTTCTAGCGTCAAATTGTACTTTGGAAGTCACCGTGACGGTTTTAGCTGACACATTATTTTTCAGtagatttataatacaatatatagtgtttcattttaatattgaagGT GTGAAGGATTTACTGGTGCAACTTCAGCACATacacaatgaattaaaaaatagaaatgaaatcgctattataaaaaaatatgacagcATTGCAAATCGTTATGCAACTGTACTTACAG cTATTGGAATTTGTGGAATATTTTCAAGTATaataagtcaatttttaatgaatgtgGTGAATGTTGATTCATCGACAAACTCATCTCGACACTTTTTTCTATTATCAATGGAATATTTCATCGATcaagaaaagcatttttatttgattttgttgcACATCAACATAATTGTAACCATTAGTATAACTGCAATGGTAGCAAATGGTACAATGTTAATTGCGTATATTCAACATATTTGTGGGCTATTTAGAATTGCTAG ttatcgtataaaatatgcaataaatatcAACATTCTACATAATGTCACgccaaaaaataaaatctggatGATCAAACATATAAGTTATGCCGTAGACATTCATCGGCAAGCTATGAA attGATGAAACAGTTAATGACAATATtgaacaaaatgatattttgtttaataatagttGACGTAGCTTCCTTGAGCCTCAATTTGTATCAT atggTATTGTTAAAAACTAGTTTTGAGACTCTTCTAATACCAAGCGTAATTTTGTTTGTGTGTATCTTATATATGTTTTTAGCTAATCATATGGGGCAGATTATAATTGATCACAATAATCATGTATTTACTACtgc GTACAACGTAGAATGGTATAAAACTCCTGTAGCAGTACAAAAAATGATACTGTTCGTATTACAAAGACGATCAAAGCCGTTTACTCTAAATGTCGGTGGACTATTTGATGGATCTATGGAGTGTTTCGCCacg CTTGTAAAATCCTCAGTATCTTACTTTACTGTCATAAATTCAGTAGagtga
- the LOC105202591 gene encoding uncharacterized protein LOC105202591, whose translation MTSKEHQYFSINRILLLIVGSWPYQQSIFAKFQYIVICVILLSNIIFQLTSFLTLHCTVEVIVRILAIVTFFSVAIIQYIIFHFNIEGVKDLLMQLQHIHNELKNKNEIAIIKKYDCIAKRYVIGLIAVGICGIFLTVITELILSIIDIQSSTNASRSHFFLLKMEYFIDQEKYFYFIWVHINATISIITITLVANGTMLIAYIQHVCGVFRIASYRMKYGININVLQNVMLKNKVWMIKHISYAVDIHRQAMKLMKQLMIILNKMMFCLIVFGVATLSLNLYLLVLAKNNIHIFLLTCVIVFVCILYMFLANNMGQIIIDHNNHVFISAYNAQWYKTPIQVQKMILFILQRRSKAFTLNVGRLFDASMEGFATVKLQKDMISKENQYFSLNRILLLIIGSWPYQQSNFAKFQYIIICAIMISGIIFQVKDLLIQLQHIYNELKNENEIVIIKKYDNIANRYVTVLAAIGICGIFSSIISQFLMNVVNVDSSTNASRYFFLLSMEYFIDQEKHFYLILLHINIIVIISTTAMVANGTMLIAYIQHICGIFRIASYRIKYAININILHNVTPKNKIWMIKHISYAVDIHRQAMKLMKQLMTILNKMMFCLIVVGVASLSLNLYHMVLLKTSFETLLSPSVHTFVCILYMFLANHMGQIIIDHNNHVFITAYNVEWYKTPVAVQKMILFVLQRRSKPFTLNVGGLFDASMEGFATSYIQYSDKMNLNLLPSVKEQLRRFILIQKSIFLWKLRVVRYYVVKKECTRLNYLNYLKC comes from the exons ATGACCTCAAAAGAACATCAGTATTTTAGCATAAATAGAATTCTGCTGCTCATAGTCGGCTCATGGCCTTATCAACAATCTATTTTCGCTAAATTTCAGTATATTGTCATCTGTGTTATactattatcaaatattatattccaG CTGACTTCATTTCTAACATTACATTGTACTGTGGAAGTTATTGTGAGGATTTTGGCTATTGTAACTTTTTTCAGTGTTGCTATAATAcagtatattatatttcattttaatattgaagGT GTGAAGGATTTACTGATGCAGCTTCAGCACATacacaatgaattaaaaaataaaaatgaaatcgctattataaaaaaatatgactgCATTGCAAAACGTTATGTAATTGGGCTTATAG CAGTTGGAATTTGTGGAATATTTTTAACTGTTATCACTGAACTTATTTTGAGTATAATAGATATTCAATCATCGACAAATGCATCTCGATCACACTTTTTTCTACTTAAAATGGAGTATTTCATTGATcaagaaaagtatttttatttcatttgggTGCATATCAACGCAACTATTTCCATTATCACAATTACACTGGTAGCAAATGGGACAATGCTCATTGCATACATTCAACATGTCTGTGGAGTTTTTAGAATTGCTAG ttATCGTATGAAATATGGAATAAATATCAACGTTCTACAGAATGTCATGCTAAAAAATAAAGTCTGGATGATCAAGCATATAAGTTATGCCGTAGACATTCATCGGCAAGCTATGAA attGATGAAACAGTTAATGataatattgaacaaaatgATGTTTTGCTTAATAGTATTTGGCGTAGCTACCTTGAGCCTCAATTTGTATCTC ctGGTATtggcaaaaaataatattcacataTTTCTATTGACGTGCGTAATTGTGTTCGTATGTATTCTATATATGTTTTTAGCTAATAACATGGGACAGATTATAATTGATCACAATAATCATGTATTCATTTCTGC GTACAACGCACAATGGTATAAAACTCCTATACAAGtacaaaaaatgatattgtTCATATTACAAAGACGATCCAAGGCATTTACTTTAAATGTCGGTAGACTCTTTGACGCATCTATGGAGGGTTTCGCCAcggtaa AACTTCAAAAAGATATgatttcgaaagaaaatcaGTATTTCAGCCTAAATAGAATTCTACTGCTCATAATCGGCTCATGGCCCTATCAACAATCTAATTTCGCTAAATTTCAGTATATTATCATCTGTGCTATAATGATATCAGGTATTATATTTCAG GTGAAAGATTTACTGATACAACTTCAGCACATatacaatgaattaaaaaatgaaaatgaaatcgttattataaaaaaatatgacaacATTGCAAACCGTTATGTAACTGTACTTGCAG cTATTGGAATTTGTGGAATATTTTCAAGTATaataagtcaatttttaatgaatgtgGTGAATGTTGATTCATCGACAAACGCATCTCGATACTTTTTTCTGTTATCAATGGAGTATTTCATCGATcaagaaaagcatttttatttgattttattgcatatcaatataattgtaatcattAGTACGACTGCAATGGTAGCAAATGGTACAATGTTAATTGCGTATATTCAACATATTTGTGGGATATTTAGAATTGCTAG ttatcgtataaaatatgcaataaatatcAACATTCTACATAATGTCACgccaaaaaataaaatctggatGATCAAACATATAAGTTATGCCGTAGACATTCATCGGCAAGCTATGAA attGATGAAACAGTTAATGACAATATTGAACAAAATGATGTTTTGTCTAATAGTAGTTGGTGTAGCTTCCTTGAGCCTCAATTTGTATCAt atggTATTGTTAAAAACTAGTTTTGAGACTCTTCTATCGCCAAGCGTACATACGTTTGTGTGTATCTTATATATGTTTTTAGCTAATCATATGGGGCAGATTATAATTGATCACAATAATCATGTATTTATTACtgc ATACAACGTAGAATGGTATAAAACTCCTGTAGCAGTACAAAAAATGATACTGTTTGTATTACAAAGACGATCAAAGCCGTTTACTCTAAATGTCGGAGGACTATTTGATGCATCCATGGAGGGTTTCGCCAcg TCATACATTCAGTACAGTGACAAAATGAATTTGAATTTATTGCCATCAGTAAAGGAACAGTTAAGGCGGTTCATACTTatacaaaaaagtatatttttgtgGAAGTTGCGCGTAGTCAGATATTATGTGGTTAAAAAAgaatgtacaagattaaattatttaaattatttaaaatgttaa
- the LOC105207201 gene encoding odorant receptor 49a-like isoform X2: MRLLVFLEKNQPGNFSNVLYHHNINIYSYRIKCAININILHNVTPKNKIWMIKHISYAVDIHRQAMKLMKQLMTILNKMMFCLIVVGVASLSLNLYHMVLLKTSFETLLTPSVHTFVSVLYMFLANHMGQIIIDHNNHVFTTAYNVEWYKTPVRVQKMILFVLQRRSKPFTLNVGGLFVASMEGFATLVKSSVSYFTVIHSVQ, encoded by the exons ATGCGGTTACTTGTctttctagaaaaaaatcaacCTGGTAATTTTTCAAACGTTCTGTATCatcacaatataaatatttacagttatcgtataaaatgtgcaataaatatCAACATTCTACATAATGTCACgccaaaaaataaaatctggatGATCAAGCATATAAGTTATGCTGTAGACATTCATCGGCAAGCTATGAA attGATGAAACAGTTAATGACAATATTGAACAAAATGATGTTTTGTCTAATAGTAGTTGGCGTAGCTTCCTTGAGCCTCAATTTGTATCAT atGGTACTGTTAAAAACTAGTTTTGAGACTCTTCTAACACCAAGCGTACATACGTTTGTGTCTGTCCTATATATGTTTTTAGCTAATCATATGGGGCAGATTATAATTGATCACAATAATCATGTATTTACTACtgc GTACAACGTAGAATGGTATAAAACTCCCGTACGAGTACAAAAAATGATACTGTTCGTATTACAAAGACGATCAAAGCCGTTTACTCTAAATGTCGGTGGACTATTTGTTGCATCTATGGAGGGTTTCGCCacg CTAGTAAAATCCTCAGTATCTTACTTTACTGTCATACATTCAGTACAGTGA